The Dreissena polymorpha isolate Duluth1 chromosome 9, UMN_Dpol_1.0, whole genome shotgun sequence genome contains the following window.
CGGGTGTTCCGGTATTTAACCTTTCTTTGTCTGACTCACACAAGTAAATCACGTTTATCAGCGAGAACAAACGTTAGCGTGGGTTATGGCCGATTGTTACTTCCGTGTTTACCGAAAagaatgaaaaatatttattttaaacgtgtttaatcGAGAATTTAAACAACACACTGGTTATAACAATGGCGGACGGTGAAATTTCTTCGGATGAGTGGTCGGATGACGAATTTATTGATCAAATAGGTGATTTTGACTTgcatcatttaaatgaaaatgacagACAACGATTGAATAGTGTTTTacaaaattttgaaaacaatccAGATAACGATACAGGTGACGTCGACTTTTTTGGGAATTATGAAACACCTGATGTGTTTGAGTGGAACAGTTCCTACAGTGTATGCTGCATAAAGAAGTTTGAGGAAGTTCCAGGCCCTGTCAGAATATATGACACTTCTGCCTCCCCCTTAGAACTTTTCCAAGTGTTCTActcaaatgaaatatttcaacaCATAACAGACTGCACAAACCTAAATGCCCAGAGAAAACGTGCAGCTAATCCGGAAGAGCACAAAACTACATGGACAGATGTAACTATCACTGACATCAAGGTGTTCTATGGTGTTATGTTGATGATGGATATAGTGAAATTTGATAGagatgaaatgtattttaaggACAGTACAGACACTCATTTCATGCTTGGGTCAAAAATTTATTATGatattctttaaaattattgaatttttACCTGTTAATTAGGTATCTTACCTGAAAAAAACAGGTAAATATGAATACaatcaaattattgtttttgtgaTTTTATAGATACATGTATGAACTTTCTAAAAATGTATGGCTTGTTATAgaaaaaatgctttgtttttgctGTTATAAAGGATGTATGAACATATGATGTATATCTCAGTTCTGCCAATTTACCTGTGTATTTAATTAATCTTTAAAGTTATAAATTCAAGGTTTTAAACAAGAACACTTTTATCTATTAACACTTTATATTGTATACCAATTGAATAGAAATAATTTTGGAAtgaattgatgtttaattatgattatttctttaaaattattgaatttttACCTGTTAATTAGATTTCTCACCTGAAAAACCAggtaaatatgaataaaatcaaattattgtTATTCTGCTTATGTAGATGCAAGTATGACCTTTCCGAAAATGTATGGTTTGTTACAgtaaaaatgctttgtttttgctGAAATAAAGGAATTATAAACATATGATGTATTTCTCAGTTCCAATCAATTTATTCCAGGTTGAAGGGTATTCTTATAGAAAACTAATATAGGGTTGAAAGAGTTAAATTTTAGAAGCGTTTTCTGAaaatgtatttatgaaaaatggacaaagtaatttttcaataaaaataaagagagtctgtaagggatattgtacgcattgggttaaaaacaaattgatccttgttacagttagatttccatgtgttttaatcaattattcttgCATATTAGAGGACGTTTTTTTcaacttattattaataattgtagtactttcgtttgttctgtaatctcgttctgcCACGTGAACtactttgctacttataatctgtttacaATACTattcacggttgacacatgcttatcaaaacatcgagagtaaattaaagaagcagacattgtcacttggtagattgggccacaggtggtaagcgtgtggctatgatattaattagtgaaaacatcattttgaatgataaataatcatattataacgaaaaattaacttttctgaaaaaaaatatttcactatcaaatatatatataacaaggtatgcaactcaaaatcaccccaaaacggggtgcatcgctttgaacagccatatcttcatcaattgtgcagcgattttcacgatctcggtcttattcaacgcagaaatgaatttcctttctggaaatgtatatgtcttgcaatatttttacaaatgctgggtcaacttttaagaaataacacgatacacaacacgcatgacccagttgacagtgatcatgtattctttatgaatgaaatctccagttgtaaagacacacctccgcattggaccaatgaaatcactcgtatgtttaaaatttcagttagttgaaatgtatgtaaacaaaggtttcaaacggcgctggacagttagtcttgatgcagaatgtaacgacaagaacggtaataatgttttttcatacgttttattgaattatggtatcgaactacatgaactttgtagggaagttgccctttactccgtgaagatttcagtcttaaagaatacatgatcactgtcaactgggtcatgcgtgttgtgtatcgtgttatttcttaaaagttgacccagcatttgtaaaaatattgcaagacatatacatttccagaaaggaaattcatttctgcgttgaataagaccgagatcgtgaaaatcgctgcacaattgatgaagatatggctgttcaaagcgatgcaccccgttttggggtgattttgagttgcataccttgttatatatatatttgatagtgaaatattttttttcagaaaagttaatttttcgttataatatgataatttatcattcaaaatgatgttttcactaattaatatcatagccacacgcttaccacctgtggattgggcaattaacacacccagtggccttttgttctgaagccacatgccgacaattcagaaattcaccggcgattgtcctagtactagtaataatacgataataatcaatttgctttaaaataaaaccaaacacctGTCAAACTAATTAAAGGAATCATTGAATGactgagaacatgtgtaatattaaagttacaataaacagcataattatctggtgcattttgtataaaatgcatttcaaaaggaaacagaatacctttaattattttctgtaatcacatgcatctgtttttactaatggaagtagattttctgattgttaataactattttggtgttcctggccaaaaaagtcataaaatttatATCGACCTCTTCAGGCTGTggaacatgtcttcgggctattcacaattccatctgattagcccgaagggctatttggctaaaatatttagcgtgaagtcTGCAACCTTGCAATAATTTATGAATGCTCAGAATTAATAAAGTGAATCCTTTTATAACGCTGTCTTGTGACTTGGACACAGTCaaccgcgttatattggagtaaCAGTGTGTACAAGATGTTTGCGGATTTGCTGTAAAACATCTAAATAGTAGTTCAATGTTATTTCAGCTTTTGGAATAAccaaataacatattattaaacaattgGGATTTTATTTGTCTAAAATTGGAAAATATGCATAATGGGCATTGGAACGGGGCTGGCTATTCTAACAGTAAATCAAGGCCTGAGATTGTCTCATATAAGTTTTTAGGTGTAAACAATATATAGTAGGGCTTAAATATTTTCCTTACCCATTCAGTGTGTACAAAAATGAAGTATGTCTCTGttaaaatatgaagaaaaaacaatatTCGTAATGTTTCAGGTTTTTGATGAAACTAAGTCATGAGACTGTTACCATCGAGCTAAAGAATGGCACCCAGGTGCATGGAACAATAACAGGTAACATTTGCAGCTTTTATGCACCAGGTTagtggcatatagcagtggcactgtctgtccatctgtctgtcgcCCCAGCTTTcagttttaagtgtttttttctcCCCTAGTCTACCTTCATGAGTTACAGATAAAGTTTGAATTTCATTACAGTCCATGAATATTTTTGCAAGTTAACCGGCCTCAGACCAAGATATCTTTAGAATAACAGATTTAAGGACTTTTTTCCTGAATACATTCAGATAATTGGTGTGTGGTATGCATGACTTGTAGTAAGTTGGAGTTCAAGTTTCGTTtcaggtccattgatttttaTGAAGTTATGGCCCTACATgtccaaataaatattttgacaatgtaAAGCATGAAATGCAAAATTTTCATGAGTATTTAACGGTTTTgccatcagtcttctaagtaactggccATGGTTTTACAGTGGAGGAGTACAATGTTGGGACTGATTAGTGTAGAAGGTATAAAAAAGCCAAACAACTGCAACAAAACTACTGAAATTATCCGTTGATAGCGACACTGGGTTATTTACGCGTAACTGATTCACAATATTTTGCATCTTCAGTGCCTTGGAGCCATACTCTAATACTTCTCATTACATATTATGTAACCAATTTTGGTGTAGTAAAGTACGGtactgcagtgctccagctaggatttgaaaagggcaggggggcttttttgtcaaaagggcactttcgacgcgcagtattttgtcaaaagggcactttctacgcgcagtattttgtgaaaagggcacgtacgagtgcgcgggtgtttctggaatgcttcctattgcatgttaatttatatgttataaataattgtattactcccattattattaaaccattcaaatataatgtctacaatgaggattaaagtaattacattgtaataagagatttatgaataatcatatgtaaaaaaaaaaaaaaaaaaaatttttttttttgggggggggaagggggggcagggcggaggttcgggagggcagggcgcggcgcccttcgatttaggcctagctggagcactgggtaCTGGTTATGCTGATCAATCGCTCATTTATACAATTGTGAGGTAAAAAAATGAGAATCATGTATCAAATATTGAGTCCAGTGCATTATGCCATAGTCAGAACAGTTGTTGATTATAACAATATTTCATCGACAACAGAATCTACTGACGCAGGTTGTCGTACGGAACCTGAGGCTCAAAGACTTGGTTTAAACAGTGAAAGCTGATACCCTCAAGCAGGGCTTCAGTTAAAAGAGTGTTCTGTTTAATAAACTCATTGTTTACTGTAAATAGAATCAGACTTGCTGGAAATCACAACTTTGATGTTAACTAGCAATAGAGCTGCAACAATTtgatccgatgcatcgaaaatcggttttaaatgcgttgattcgattacgataccaaccctaccaaattcgattctttaacatagagacatagatacgtaaagcgcgctgttCTCTGACTAAAAAACGGGAAGGTatataggttttatctttacctgtaattacgacgcgtgcgattggttacttattactttagtcatccaatcaataagcacGTTACGGCCTACTTTCGGAAAAACGTCAAAATGGCAGAAAAAGTTGTGCGGACAAATTTAAATTCTCaaatgcgcctaagaagctaaaaaaAAAATGTCGCAGTATTTTTGGTTTCAGGATGGTAGCCCTTCCGATAAAGCTacgtgtaaactgtgcttcaggGACTTAGCGTACCCttagtccggctcaaccactaaaaTTAACCAGTAGTAAATTATCTGAAATGCAAAATATACAGACTTTCATGCTCTTTCATTTATGAAATAAGTATTACACACAAATCTATAGTTTTGAACAAAACCATTAACATTGAAACAACTTTAAATAggcaagttattttaaataaaagtaatccAACAACTTGGTAGACGAAAAACCATGAATTGACAGAGACAAAAATAGTGGGGTTTGAAATGATCTCATTGCGTCAACTAGATGTGCACTGAATAAGTATATGAATATCTGGTAAATGATGTATTTAAGTTTTTGGAACAACAAGGGGGGTACTATAGCCTTTTAAAGGATTGGAATATATAGCTTAAAAAGTAGCGTTTTGATTGCATTTCCCAAAAAATGTGTCCATGGGATCCTTCGTTAGCTGTATTCAACATCCTTCAATCATGTCATAATATTCATGTGCCTGGTTTCTGAAAAAAAGCTTAACACTTTTTAGTAGCGGCAGGcatgttcattcaaaattgtcaACTGCTTCTGCCTCAGTTGCTAAAACTGCCTAGGGAAGGCACTGATATTTGCATATATGAAATTGCATTCagtttaagaaaatataaatgtgtatatgACCTCAGCACattgatgaaaaaaatatttttaacaatttctgttttaaccctttcccacttagaagcaaagtgaaattggcTATGTGTAAACCGCATTAAACCAGaaagcctgcaagttactcgcagtctgttcaggttttatgctgtttgctgctcatcagtatctaaggtttggaaatgaagccttaaaaacttaaatgatgcagaatctagtaaaaaaaaggtctttaatttaataatcttttagggcctacaaatgcgtgaaaatgcGCATCTAAGCGGTAAAAGGTTGAGGCTTTGGTCAAACAGTTTCTTGACTACATTCCAATTTcataatatacatgttaaaaatattattttgtttatgttgaCTGTAAATTAAGTATCATACATTTCCATATTTCTATATTTTTCAAACAGGTGTTGATGTAAGCATGAACACACATCTCAAAGCTGTGAAAATGACAGTGAAAAACAAGGATCCACAGCAGCTGGATTCCTTGAGTATCCGTGGCAACAACATCCGGTACTACATTCTCCCAGACAGCCTTCCATTAGACACATTATTAATAGATGATGCACCCAAAGGCAGAATAAGAGGCAGACGAGAGGATCGGGGAGGTAACACTTACATTGTTGTCTATTTTTATaagtgtatataattattttatgagGGGTATGCAAATATTGTgcaaatttgtttaattaaatcattGTAAACACAAtgagacaattatttatttaccaaTCCGTATTTCCAACATAATGGTCATCTTGTGCATCGACACAAAATTCCTCGCTGTCAAAGTAAGATTCAGAAAATTCTGACTGACAGTCTCTAAATTCAGGCTGATACATGTATGGTTCAATGTTAAACTCTTCATTATCACTATCATCTTCCATTTTacatcaatttttatgcccattttacatcaatttttatgcccccggtaggttgcatatagcatttgaactggactgtctgtccatcagtctgtccgaaaactttaacataggccataactttagcaatattgaagatagcaacttgatatttggcatgcatgtttatctcatgaagctgcacattttgattggtgaaaggtcaaggtcatccttcaaggtcaaaagtaaaaaaaaataccatccaagggaagtaataagctttaaaagggagataatttctaaacctgccaaatgatatattgaaattttatttcaaagcggtgcaatagggggcattgtgtttctgacaaacatatctcttgttctTACTTAAGTTGCAAAATATTACTTTTGAAGCCCTATAATGTCAGTTCCTGATTAAGAGCATTAATATGTGTCGAATTTATGTCACTTCccgtttgaatgaaaatggcgagtaAATCGGAATGTTTGAAAATTTTTGACTTTGTTGAGTAATTCGCAGGCTTTACAGGTTTTGTGTTGCTTGATTCTTATCGGTTTCTATGGGTTCAAAATgaacctttaaaacttgagtcTGAATCTATAACGAAAGGTcttgcatttaatttttaaaaataaacaacatgtgCATCTTAGTGCATCTCCGAGTGGTAAAGagatatttgtttattgttacgAAAGCTTGTTCGACTGATGGTGTTGTGTATTGCAGGGCGAGGTGGGCGTGGTCGCGGTGGTGGTAGAGGGGGGCGTGGTCGTGGTGGCCCCAGGGGACGGGGTAGGGGCCGACGACCTTAAGCATTCAACACCTCTCATTGCAGCGTCATCACCATTAGAGATCTTTGAGACACTTGTACAGACAGTCCATTTCATCCTCAGCCATGTTGTGGACATGCTTTTTTCAGCGACTGTATTTGTAAATTGATGagacaaaaaaaaattacaatccTTAATAAGGATGTTGGAATATTCTTCAGATCAAAGTATAATGGTGATcttcttcatttcatttttctTTACATGATGATGTGGCAAGAAATGTGCAGTAGACTTACTGTGTAAATcgttgtttttattgattttattaaagAATCACAGaaacatgcatagaatttcatctATGTTTCAAATGGTAAATGTGACATTATTGTTGTCATCAGTGTTCAAAATTTGGATGCACATGTATTACATTGAGTAATGTGTACGCTTTGTTATATATAGGATCATAAGTGTTGTCATAAAGAATGAAACCATTATAAGGTATTCCCCTTTTTAAGATAATTAACGTTTTTTACAGCCATACATAATATTTGGCAGATTTTTTTACTACCAAATCTTTAATGTTTTCATGTAAATTTGTTAAGACTTGTTATATggataataacaaaaacaacaacagatattTGATGTTGAGAAACATTGGAATTCAAATTACTTGTATCATGGTAGatatttcattttattgtatTTCCACATACGTTGCAAGTTCATCATTCTTAAATCAGACGTGTATTTGTTCCTTTTGTgacaatgttttgtaaataaatataaaaagaagagatatggtgtattatttgttgtCAAGTCCAAATAATTTGGTAGTGGTTGGatgatcttttatttaaaaaaaatttaagtATTATGAAGTGTGTTTTAGTAGAGATGCAAgagtttacaaaaaaataaccGGTTAACTTTTTGCCCGTAACTGGTTATtaacacaacgtgctcatggtgagcttttgtgtccgttgtgcggcgtcaacatttgccttgttaactctctagaggccacatttatttgccaatcttcatgaaatttgatcagaagattggtcttcaTGATATGTTGggtgagttaaaaaatggttacgtttgcttgaaaaatatggctgccaaggggcggggcatttttccttatatggccatagtaaaatcttgttaacactagaggccacatttattgtctgatcttcatgaaacttggtcagaagatttatcccaataatactagtatcttggacgagttcgaaaatgatgccggttggttgaaaaacatggccgccaggggtcggggcatttttccttatatggctatagtaaaaccttgttaacactagaggccactttttttcccgatcttcatgaaacttgcttctGAGTTGTCCCAATGATCTATTTGATGAGTTCAATACtgataacctttgcttgaaaattacggctgcaaaggggcggggcattttaccttatatggctatagttaaatcttattaacactcaagaggccacatttatttccaatcttcatgaaacctgtcAGAAGATTAGTCGCAATGATAacttggttgagtttgaaaatggttacgtttgcttgaaaaacatgtatgccaaggggcggggcatttttccttatatggctatagtaaaatcttgttaacactcaagaggacacatttattgtccgatcttcatgaaacttagtcagaagaatcatcccaataatatcttggacgacttcaaaaatgatgccggttggttgaaaaacatggtagccagggggtggggcatttttccttatacggctattgtaaaaccttgttaacactagaggccacatttattttctgatcttcatgaaacttggtcagaagatttgtctcaatgatgtcgtggatgagttcgaaaatggtttcggttgctttaaaaacatggccaccagggggcaggcaAATGCAATTAAATGATGGTTTTCAGTATGTGGAAATGTGAGAAAAATATTTGATCTCATGTTTGAACCTGACTGCCATATAACGAGCGACATAAAacaatggttttattgatatcttggacaagttcgaaaatggtccaaatcggtgaaaaaaacatggccgccagtgggcggggcatttttctatatatgtatatagtgaaaacatgtgaacactctagaagtaacatttttggcccaattttcatgacatttggtcagaacatttgtttccttgatatgagagttgagttcgaaaatggtttctgtcagttgaataacatggcttatatttatatagtaaaaaaagctcatgaacactctagaagtcacatttttttgcccaatcatcatgaaacttggtgaaaatatAGGTTTCATATATATCAGATGAGTTCGCAGGATCGGTCAAAAACATGCCTGCCatgggggtggggcagttttccttatgtctctagagagaaaccttgtgatcgaacactatagaagtcacattttttgcctaatcatcgtgaaacttagtcaacactttggttttatttatttctcagacaagttggaaaattgctcagatcggtgaaacacacttaagctcacctgattgctcaggtgaggttttaggattggtctttgtccgccgtccgcccgtccacatttggtttgtaaacactctagcatttacATTTCtaaagcattctttatcaaagttactgaaagatctcggtcaagtttgaaaatggcccaatataattaatgccataattattgcccttagattgtccaaaatttcattatgttatacaaaatccttgtagacactctagaggtcacaattttgtttcagattttatgaatcttggtcatcatatttatttttgtaaacaaagtttgatgtttggtaagaggggtcaactcaaaataaaggttgccaggtcaaatcttacaaaaacactccatacgccaaagatttgattcaataatgatgaaacttgacgaggatgtttgtctggacaatatctaggtcaaatttgacgtttggtaaagattgaatgaaccgactcctctccggtgagcgaactagggctatcttggccctcttgttctttatAATGATTAATCTTTAACGTTGCACGTGCACATTCTCGTGTATTTGGGTTTGTTTTTACATTgctacatttttatgcccccggatcgaaagatcgggggtatattgtttttggcctgtctgccattgtatgtgtctgtgtgtgtgtgtcccaaaactttaaccttctgcgtaacttttgcaatattgaacatagcaacttgatatttggtatgcatgtgtatctcgtggagctgcacattttgagtggtgaatggtcaaggtcatccttcaaggtcaaaggtaacaaaaatcaaagcggcgcattagggggcattgtgtttctgacaaacacatctcttgtttacctTTTTCGCCAGTACACATTCACGggaaggtataaaacccggaaatcgATTTAGTAAAACACGGAAAAGGTAAAAAtcgttataaatgcattattattcgtccgatatgaattataatggtaccgttcgAACGAAGAACCTCCAAAGCTTCTTacgatgtaaacatattgtatgaCAGGGTCAGGGTCGGTCTGTAAATCTCGGTCAAATTCGGCctatttttagttgttttttttcgcacacaaaaaatgcctaatggaaaacccggaaaagcTAAAAGGTAAAAAgtggttataaaaacattattattaattcgatatattgataggtctttgtttCTGCCAACATTTTGATAATTTAGCTTTTAACTAGAGCATTTAAGAATTATTACATACCAAATTCGTTGATTTGGGGGACAACTTTATAGAAGTTATGACCAGTTATATAAACTCTCACAACGAGTCATATCCGTGAGAGTGCGATATTGAGCCAAAGTACTTGTATACAAATATGAATGATATTTTATGACTATTTAAGAATTTTAAATTTGCTCCTGTTATAGACGATTCAGTACATTAAATATcagtgcaaaaaaaaatattttgtaaaagtgTTAAGCATACTCGCTAATGAAGTCATTGCTTGAGTGCACGAATATTCATGGACGAATTACGCAAACATTTTTTcgctatttttaataattaagagTGTAGAATGTGTGAAGCGCGTAAGGAAATTCATATTTGTGCGCGTATAGATATtcgttaaatttaaaataataccaATAACTGATAATTGTGAGTTCTTGAAGTAAATTGAGAATCATAAACTTGAACGCTCCAAGGCTGCGGGTCAAAACTTCTACGCGTTGGTTCAAAATTTTGGTATGTAGTCACGGAGTGTATATTAGAGTCCGTGATGTAGTTCAgtgttcttgtttaaattaaaataaagaataataatgaaaatatcactcaaattcatattttcaagCTCTCATTTTTacgttattagctcatctattttttgaaaaaaaaatgagctattgtcatcaccttggcgtcggcgttggcgtcggcgtccggttaagttttgcgtttaggtccacttttgtcagaaagtatcaatgctattgcattcaaacttggtacacttacttactatcatgaggggactgggcaggcaaagttagataactctggcgtgcattttgacaaaattatgtgccctttttatacttagaaaattgaaaattttggttaagttttgcgtttaggtccacttttctcagaaagtatcaatgctattgcattcaaacttggtacacttactaactatcatgaggggactgggcaggcaaagttagataaccctggcgtgcattttgacagaattatgtgccctttttatacttagaaaattgaaaagtttggttaagttttgtgtttaggtccattttattccttaagtatcaaagctattgctttcatacttgcaacacttactaactatcataaggggactgtgcaggcaaagtaatgtaactctgactggcattttgacagaattatgtgccctttttatacttagaaaattgaaaatttggttaagttttgtgtttaggtccactttatacCTACAGTATCAaatctattgctttcatacttgcaacacttattaactatcataaggggaccgtgcaggcaaagatatgtaactctgactggcatttggacggaattatgggccctttatacttagaaaattgaaaatttggttaagttttgtgttttggtccactttacccctaaagtatcatagatattgctttcatacttggaacactcgcaaactatcataagggtacattaaagggacaagttgcataactctggttgtcatttttacggaattatggcccttttttgactaagtaactttgaatactagtatatggttaatttttgtgtttcgatccactttacttcttaagtatcaaggctattgctttcaaacttcaaatactttcatgctatcatgaggttactgtacctggcaagttgaattttaccttgacctttgaatgaccttgactctcaaggtcaaattattaaattt
Protein-coding sequences here:
- the LOC127844362 gene encoding small nuclear ribonucleoprotein Sm D1-like, which encodes MKLVRFLMKLSHETVTIELKNGTQVHGTITGVDVSMNTHLKAVKMTVKNKDPQQLDSLSIRGNNIRYYILPDSLPLDTLLIDDAPKGRIRGRREDRGGRGGRGRGGGRGGRGRGGPRGRGRGRRP